A single region of the Pyricularia oryzae 70-15 chromosome 4, whole genome shotgun sequence genome encodes:
- a CDS encoding eukaryotic translation initiation factor 3 subunit E, with protein MAPSAESEDNSLAQFDLLPKLVKNLDRHLIFPLLDAASAQYYDEETNEPRDVDKAREMTKAKFELLKKTNMTDYVANLHCELEGTDEPPAEYAEKRQKVIKQLQDFEDSVSKLRDLLDREEVISNLRSDKVANLEFLKKEHDVTIEMVTALYDFGNFQYSCGNYPAAAELLYQFRVLSTDNDKVSAATWGKLASEILSGNWEGAMEELKKVREDIDSRLFNNPLAQLQHRTWLTHWALFPLFNDENSREALLEMFFSPNYINTIQTSCPWILRYLAVVVIAGRGRARNTGAYQKQLKDVVRIVKQEGYEYSDPVTDFVRALYIDFDFEEAQRQLPRAEEVLRTDFFLMSIGDSFVDAARHLFFESYCKIHARIDLKRLSEQLGLNVDEGEKWIVNLIRDTRLDAKIDFQEGTVVMNHPNSSVYQQVIERTKGGFFRTQVLSAAVAR; from the exons ATGGCGCCGTCCGCTGAAAGCGAGGACAACTCGCTCGCCCAGTTCGACCTCCTCCCGAAGCTGGTCAAAAACCTCGACCGCCACCTGATCTTCCCGCTCCTCGATGCCGCCAGCGCCCAGTACTACGATGAGGAGACCAATGAGCCCAGGGACGTCGATAAGGCACGCGAGATGACCAAGGCCAAGTTTGAGCTCCTCAAGAAGACAAACATGACCGACTACGTCGCCAATCTCCACTGCGAGCTCGAGGGCACCGACGAGCCGCCCGCAGAGTACGCTGAGAAGAGGCAAAAGGTCATCAAGCAGCTGCAGGATTTTGAGGACTCGGTCAGCAAGCTGAGGGATCTGCTCGACCGCGAGGAGGTCATTTCCAACCTGCGCAGCGACAAGGTGGCCAACTTGGAGTTTTTGAAGAAGGAGCACGAT GTCACCATCGAGATGGTCACAGCACTGTACGACTTTGGAAACTTTCAGTACAGCTGCGGCAACTATCCGGCAGCTGCTGAGCTTCTGTACCAGTTCCGTGTCCTCTCGACCGACAACGACAAGGTTTCGGCGGCAACGTGGGGCAAGCTCGCATCTGAGATTCTGTCTGGAAACTGGGAGGGTGCTATGGAGGAGCTCAAAAAGGTCCGCGAGGATATCGACTCGAGGTTGTTCAACAACCCGTTGGCGCAGCTCCAGCACAGGACATGGCTCACCCACTGGGCCCTGTTTCCTCTGTTCAACGACGAGAACTCGCGCGAGGCCCTGCTCGAGATGTTCTTCTCGCCCAACTACATCAACACTATCCAGACCTCGTGCCCGTGGATCTTGCGTTACCTGGCCGTCGTTGTCATCGCCGGTCGCGGCCGCGCACGCAACACTGGAGCCTACCAGAAGCAGCTGAAGGATGTTGTCCGCATCGTGAAGCAGGAGGGATACGAGTACTCCGACCCCGTGACGGATTTTGTTCGCGCTCTCTACATCGACTTTGACTTTGAGGAGGCGCAGAGGCAGCTTCCTCGCGCTGAGGAGGTGCTGAGGACCGACTTCTTCCTCATGTCGATTGGCGACTCGTTCGTCGACGCGGCCCGCCACCTCTTCTTCGAGTCTTACTGCAAGATCCATGCTCGTATCGACCTCAAGAGGCTCAGCGAGCAGCTCGGTCTCAACGTGGACGAGGGCGAGAAGTGGATCGTTAACCTCATCCGCGACACGCGCCTCGATGCAAAGATCGACTTCCAGGAGGGAACCGTCGTCATGAACCACCCCAACAGCAGCGTATACCAGCAGGTCATTGAGAGAACAAAGGGCGGTTTCTTCAGAACCCAGGTCCTCAGCGCAGCTGTCGCGAGATAG
- a CDS encoding serin endopeptidase: protein MRISSLLGAALFGTFATAAATSTPVQGSFVVELQDGETSEALYQTLSREDGLETQERRRFSSKLFNGASFLVSGAGGDSARLLDIIKSKPTVKAVWPVKAMTIDRGEDDKKNGGAVPAAQPLDIIYKRQTADGNSSDVDTFRPHIDTQIDMLHAKGIKGNGKRVAIIDSGVDWKHPALGGCFGPGCVIEGGWDFVGDADFEPGVDIPVEDPDPYDNCEGHGTHVTGIIVAQPNPYGFTGAAPGAKIRMYRAWNCHQKSNTEIYIAAFLRAFDEGADIISLSAGQDGGWEDEPWAMVASRIADAGVPVVVAVGNDGGAGMFYTLNPAAGRSVLGVGSVRNTLLPELVAAGSYSTAEQQNVTFALLQGTPTFPHEMTLPLWAVGNDTASINDACSPLSDNTPDLSDKLVLLRVPDSRATRCYPLDQAANILAKGGRYMAYYVPDNTSFNDQFVYAEGISGVLSVAPFQGAQWIDLLNRGIGVNVTVPGPSAPNTTLIELENKVSGGYMSTFTTWGPTNQLSLKPSVAAPGGSIFGTFPLALGGYRVLSGTSMACPLTAGAFALVGEVRGTMDPKLIAGLLESTAKPLVWFDGTNSYPDKLAPVAQQGAGIIRAFDAAYSKTTLSKANFPLNDTEHFVGTHKFTIENTGSDEATYALGHTRAPTQHTLMTTIDGSLLQDAFPNPMIDTWASLEFSQDSVTVPAGGSAQVEVTFTQPPTTNGLNATLLPIYGGYVNVNSTRGENLVIPYLGAAGSMRATPLLTSNAVYLANGYSTAPANRTYTLTRPSANSTLPIPGKSPNDDVTLPNVYYRLLLGTSIMHVDLVSLDDAKNVGPKTPTGIATMGAVAGWPLRHLSRTQQRAYFVGKLADSTVVPAGSYKIVLTALRVFGDQTKVEDWDFIETVPFNIEYK, encoded by the exons ATGAGGATCTCAAGTCTGCTGGGCGCtgccctgttcggcaccttTGCCACAGCCGCAGCCACGTCCACCCCGGTCCAGGGCTCCTTTGTCGTCGAGCTCCAGGATGGTGAGACCTCCGAGGCCTTGTACCAGACCCTCTCCCGCGAGGATGGCCTGGAGACGCAGGAGCGCAGGAGGTTCTCCTCCAAGTTGTTCAACGGCGCCTCTTTCCTCGTCTCTGGCGCCGGGGGAGACTCTGCGCGGCTCCTCGACATCATCAAGTCCAAGCCCACGGTCAAGGCGGTTTGGCCTGTGAAGGCCATGACCATTGACCGAGGCGAGGATGACAAGAAAAACGGCGGCGCGGTACCGGCTGCGCAGCCCCTGGACATCATCTACAAACGCCAGACCGCAGACGGGAACAGCAGTGATGTCGACACTTTCAGGCCGCACATCGACACCCAGATCGACATGCTGCATGCCAAGGGTATCAAGGGCAACGGCAAGCGTGTTGCAATCATTGACTCGGGCGTCGATTGGAAACACCCGGCTCTCGGTGGTTGTTTCGGTCCCGGTTGTGTGATTGAGGGAGGATGGGACTTTGTCGGTGACGCCGATTTCGAACCTGGTGTAGATATACCGGTTGAAG ATCCTGACCCTTACGACAACTGCGAGGGCCACGGCACCCACGTTACGGGCATTATAGTTGCACAGCCTAACCCGTACGGCTTCACGGGTGCGGCCCCGGGTGCCAAGATCAGAATGTACCGTGCTTGGAACTGCCACCAAAAGTCGAATACCGAAATCTACATCGCCGCCTTCCTCCGTGCTTTCGACGAGGGCGCCGATATCATCTCACTTTCTGCCGGACAAGACGGAGGCTGGGAGGACGAGCCATGGGCAATGGTGGCCAGCCGCATCGCAGATGCCGGTGTGCCCGTCGTTGTCGCTGTGGGTAacgacggcggcgctggcATGTTCTACACCTTGAACCCCGCCGCCGGCCGCAGCGTCTTGGGTGTGGGATCTGTGAGAAACACTTTGCTCCCGGAGCTAGTTGCCGCCGGCTCCTACTCGACTGCAGAGCAGCAGAACGTCACCTTTGCCCTCCTCCAGGGCACCCCGACTTTTCCACACGAGATGACCCTACCGCTGTGGGCCGTCGGTAATGATACTGCGTCTATTAATGACGCCTGCAGCCCGCTCTCCGACAACACGCCAGACCTTAGCGATAAGCTTGTGCTGCTGCGAGTGCCGGATTCCCGCGCTACTCGATGCTATCCCTTGGACCAGGCGGCGAACATTCTCGCCAAGGGAGGACGCTACATGGCCTACTACGTGCCGGACAACAC CTCTTTCAACGATCAGTTTGTTTACGCCGAAGGTATCTCGGGCGTTTTGTCTGTTGCGCCCTTTCAGGGAGCTCAGTGGATCGACCTCCTTAACCGTGGCATCGGCGTAAACGTCACAGTCCCAGGGCCTAGTGCACCCAACACCACT CTCATTGAACTTGAGAACAAAGTCTCGGGAGGTTACATGAGCACCTTCACTACGTGGGGGCCTACCAACCAGCTCAGCTTGAAGCCCTCGGTTGCGGCTCCCGGTGGAAGCATCTTCGGAACATTCCCCTTGGCCTTGGGGGGATACCGTGTCCTTAGTGGAACGTCGATGGCTTGTCCGCTGACCGCAGGTGCCTTTGCGCTTGTAGGCGAGGTCAGGGGCACCATGGATCCCAAACTGATCGCCGGCCTGCTTGAATCAACCGCCAAACCCTTGGTGTGGTTTGACGGTACCAACAGCTACCCGGATAAGCTTGCTCCCGTTGCGCAGCAAGG CGCCGGCATCATTCGAGCGTTCGACGCGGCGTACTCAAAGACGACTCTCAGCAAGGCCAACTTCCCTTTGAACGACACGGAGCACTTTGTAGGGACCCACAAGTTCACCATCGAGAACACGGGATCCGACGAGGCAACCTACGCGCTTGGCCACACCAGAGCCCCCACGCAGCACACTCTCATGACGACGATCGACGGGAGTCTTTTACAGGATGCCTTCCCCAACCCCATGATCGACACGTGGGCCTCTCTTGAGTTCAGCCAAGACTCAGTCACCGTCCCGGCTGGTGGCTCGGCCCAGGTCGAGGTCACCTTCACCCAGCCCCCCACCACCAACGGGCTCAACGCCACCCTGCTCCCCATCTACGGCGGCTATGTTAATGTCAACAGCACCCGCGGCGAAAACCTTGTGATCCCCTACCTCGGCGCGGCCGGCAGCATGCGCGCCACGCCCCTGTTGACGAGCAATGCCGTATACCTCGCCAACGGCTACTCCACCGCTCCCGCCAACAGGACCTACACGCTCACCCGGCCCTCGGCCAATTCGACGCTGCCGATCCCAGGCAAGTCACCAAACGACGACGTGACCCTACCCAACGTCTACTACCGATTGCTGCTCGGCACATCCATCATGCACGTGGACCTGGTGTCGCTCGATGATGCCAAGAACGTCGGCCCCAAGACCCCTACGGGCATCGCCACCATgggcgccgtcgccggctggccgctgcgtcacctcagtcgcacccagCAGCGAGCCTACTTTGTCGGCAAGCTGGCCGACAGCACCGTCGTGCCCGCTGGCTCGTACAAGATTGTCCTCACCGCCCTGAGGGTGTTTGGAGACCAGACCAAGGTTGAGGACTGGGACTTCATCGAGACGGTGCCGTTCAACATCGAGTACaagtaa
- a CDS encoding serin endopeptidase, variant, whose product MTIDRGEDDKKNGGAVPAAQPLDIIYKRQTADGNSSDVDTFRPHIDTQIDMLHAKGIKGNGKRVAIIDSGVDWKHPALGGCFGPGCVIEGGWDFVGDADFEPGVDIPVEDPDPYDNCEGHGTHVTGIIVAQPNPYGFTGAAPGAKIRMYRAWNCHQKSNTEIYIAAFLRAFDEGADIISLSAGQDGGWEDEPWAMVASRIADAGVPVVVAVGNDGGAGMFYTLNPAAGRSVLGVGSVRNTLLPELVAAGSYSTAEQQNVTFALLQGTPTFPHEMTLPLWAVGNDTASINDACSPLSDNTPDLSDKLVLLRVPDSRATRCYPLDQAANILAKGGRYMAYYVPDNTSFNDQFVYAEGISGVLSVAPFQGAQWIDLLNRGIGVNVTVPGPSAPNTTLIELENKVSGGYMSTFTTWGPTNQLSLKPSVAAPGGSIFGTFPLALGGYRVLSGTSMACPLTAGAFALVGEVRGTMDPKLIAGLLESTAKPLVWFDGTNSYPDKLAPVAQQGAGIIRAFDAAYSKTTLSKANFPLNDTEHFVGTHKFTIENTGSDEATYALGHTRAPTQHTLMTTIDGSLLQDAFPNPMIDTWASLEFSQDSVTVPAGGSAQVEVTFTQPPTTNGLNATLLPIYGGYVNVNSTRGENLVIPYLGAAGSMRATPLLTSNAVYLANGYSTAPANRTYTLTRPSANSTLPIPGKSPNDDVTLPNVYYRLLLGTSIMHVDLVSLDDAKNVGPKTPTGIATMGAVAGWPLRHLSRTQQRAYFVGKLADSTVVPAGSYKIVLTALRVFGDQTKVEDWDFIETVPFNIEYK is encoded by the exons ATGACCATTGACCGAGGCGAGGATGACAAGAAAAACGGCGGCGCGGTACCGGCTGCGCAGCCCCTGGACATCATCTACAAACGCCAGACCGCAGACGGGAACAGCAGTGATGTCGACACTTTCAGGCCGCACATCGACACCCAGATCGACATGCTGCATGCCAAGGGTATCAAGGGCAACGGCAAGCGTGTTGCAATCATTGACTCGGGCGTCGATTGGAAACACCCGGCTCTCGGTGGTTGTTTCGGTCCCGGTTGTGTGATTGAGGGAGGATGGGACTTTGTCGGTGACGCCGATTTCGAACCTGGTGTAGATATACCGGTTGAAG ATCCTGACCCTTACGACAACTGCGAGGGCCACGGCACCCACGTTACGGGCATTATAGTTGCACAGCCTAACCCGTACGGCTTCACGGGTGCGGCCCCGGGTGCCAAGATCAGAATGTACCGTGCTTGGAACTGCCACCAAAAGTCGAATACCGAAATCTACATCGCCGCCTTCCTCCGTGCTTTCGACGAGGGCGCCGATATCATCTCACTTTCTGCCGGACAAGACGGAGGCTGGGAGGACGAGCCATGGGCAATGGTGGCCAGCCGCATCGCAGATGCCGGTGTGCCCGTCGTTGTCGCTGTGGGTAacgacggcggcgctggcATGTTCTACACCTTGAACCCCGCCGCCGGCCGCAGCGTCTTGGGTGTGGGATCTGTGAGAAACACTTTGCTCCCGGAGCTAGTTGCCGCCGGCTCCTACTCGACTGCAGAGCAGCAGAACGTCACCTTTGCCCTCCTCCAGGGCACCCCGACTTTTCCACACGAGATGACCCTACCGCTGTGGGCCGTCGGTAATGATACTGCGTCTATTAATGACGCCTGCAGCCCGCTCTCCGACAACACGCCAGACCTTAGCGATAAGCTTGTGCTGCTGCGAGTGCCGGATTCCCGCGCTACTCGATGCTATCCCTTGGACCAGGCGGCGAACATTCTCGCCAAGGGAGGACGCTACATGGCCTACTACGTGCCGGACAACAC CTCTTTCAACGATCAGTTTGTTTACGCCGAAGGTATCTCGGGCGTTTTGTCTGTTGCGCCCTTTCAGGGAGCTCAGTGGATCGACCTCCTTAACCGTGGCATCGGCGTAAACGTCACAGTCCCAGGGCCTAGTGCACCCAACACCACT CTCATTGAACTTGAGAACAAAGTCTCGGGAGGTTACATGAGCACCTTCACTACGTGGGGGCCTACCAACCAGCTCAGCTTGAAGCCCTCGGTTGCGGCTCCCGGTGGAAGCATCTTCGGAACATTCCCCTTGGCCTTGGGGGGATACCGTGTCCTTAGTGGAACGTCGATGGCTTGTCCGCTGACCGCAGGTGCCTTTGCGCTTGTAGGCGAGGTCAGGGGCACCATGGATCCCAAACTGATCGCCGGCCTGCTTGAATCAACCGCCAAACCCTTGGTGTGGTTTGACGGTACCAACAGCTACCCGGATAAGCTTGCTCCCGTTGCGCAGCAAGG CGCCGGCATCATTCGAGCGTTCGACGCGGCGTACTCAAAGACGACTCTCAGCAAGGCCAACTTCCCTTTGAACGACACGGAGCACTTTGTAGGGACCCACAAGTTCACCATCGAGAACACGGGATCCGACGAGGCAACCTACGCGCTTGGCCACACCAGAGCCCCCACGCAGCACACTCTCATGACGACGATCGACGGGAGTCTTTTACAGGATGCCTTCCCCAACCCCATGATCGACACGTGGGCCTCTCTTGAGTTCAGCCAAGACTCAGTCACCGTCCCGGCTGGTGGCTCGGCCCAGGTCGAGGTCACCTTCACCCAGCCCCCCACCACCAACGGGCTCAACGCCACCCTGCTCCCCATCTACGGCGGCTATGTTAATGTCAACAGCACCCGCGGCGAAAACCTTGTGATCCCCTACCTCGGCGCGGCCGGCAGCATGCGCGCCACGCCCCTGTTGACGAGCAATGCCGTATACCTCGCCAACGGCTACTCCACCGCTCCCGCCAACAGGACCTACACGCTCACCCGGCCCTCGGCCAATTCGACGCTGCCGATCCCAGGCAAGTCACCAAACGACGACGTGACCCTACCCAACGTCTACTACCGATTGCTGCTCGGCACATCCATCATGCACGTGGACCTGGTGTCGCTCGATGATGCCAAGAACGTCGGCCCCAAGACCCCTACGGGCATCGCCACCATgggcgccgtcgccggctggccgctgcgtcacctcagtcgcacccagCAGCGAGCCTACTTTGTCGGCAAGCTGGCCGACAGCACCGTCGTGCCCGCTGGCTCGTACAAGATTGTCCTCACCGCCCTGAGGGTGTTTGGAGACCAGACCAAGGTTGAGGACTGGGACTTCATCGAGACGGTGCCGTTCAACATCGAGTACaagtaa
- a CDS encoding vacuolar assembly protein → MSDEETPNVNNGIQSIGDYTESSPQTPSQPPNVAVSDERAAESTLEKVASTPDEDGDESEEEEDDEDDDDEDEEDDEEEEEPRLKYTRLTQNLGAVYKNGDATSSFLVAGDKMIIGTHSGNIHAVQLPSFQTLLVYHAHSASVTSVSISPCPPPVSSLRPDVLKAAPQNSETASLRRPASKHSEASPAAASRKPREAPPVPNMPSNHIHIATSSMDGNVCVQSLMERRDVQLRNFARPVQAVALSPEYKSDKTYLSGGLAGSLILTVGGQTGKSNSTTIGTAAATASSWLGSIGLAGNAGKDTVLHSGEGTISTIKWSLSGKYVAWLNEHGIKIMRSKIKLDSADADDAWKRIGHIDRPQSSEWDAMASAWRGRAEWMDEQAVEMDDNADTTLVGDSRSDQDSSGTLSPAAAKLKQQQSKHDKTIEKLVVGWGGTIWVIHVHPGGMGVGKNAGEKSVGRAEIHQKLRMDCIISGISLYTQSLLLILAYCLPEDEDEDDDEDGDGEKTPTQPRGHRSRPSAASSSSEPSGGIRRRQNNQPPELRLIDLKSQSEIYKDGLSISRYERLSASDYHLGVLPAQNQEAVASSKSALEALAGFGTDMWNAAIKPKMLFSSGASIRSGHSNDATSGSKVSLAGSSIRAPFKLQTQAVHPSLETPGPKIFMHSPYDCVLATKRDLGDHLTWLVEHQEYQAAWELLDEHPEIMATSPSVSDLVATPTAERPTQVSDDLFDDTTSTVDAVSRAFNSSVAREKRRIGELWLQDLIEDNDWVKAGQIAAKVLGSSERWEKWIWTFAGADKFDEIVNYVPTEPMRPPIDGSVYEVMLGHYLREDKPRFRELLDRWPVELFDANTIATTLENQLKYRDVREDSVEDGEKGRDWRIVMESLARLHEANGRLREALKCNIRLQDAENAFRLIREGHLADAVVDDIPSFILLRLPSGMETKMSLEEVEAATSEAITLLVDEAQNGLVKPEVVVSQLQEREDLHAYLFFYIRGLWTGQGVAPHRHEGAAEARERMLDDSRSLVDDFADLAVQMFATYDRSLLMEFLEHSLSYSFEKAEKVCEEHNFIPELVYLYAKTGQMKRALYLIIDRLADVSRAIAFAKTQDDPDLWEDLLNYSMDKPRFIRALLEEVGTAIDPITLVRRIPEGLEIPGLREGLTHIMKEHEIQHSISSGVARVLRSEVSGAQATLRSGQRRGVKFEVAPLGQTHMDANTTGRGGNDVADAAAAALDKALASAQGSAPVADPDASGAVAKIPKSWTPGHCPKCLEAFNEWDMETLVGFACGHVFHLSHLLETINPDQPSDGSEGLLNGDSFRATETVGGRLHVRSKVTHARLLKDKIRGGCPMCPCDRSKEM, encoded by the exons ATGTCCGACGAGGAGACTCCCAATGTCAATAACGGCATCCAGTCAATAGGCGACTACACCGAATCGTCGCCTCAAACCCCGTCGCAGCCTCCGAATGTTGCCGTAAGCGACGAACGCGCCGCTGAAAGCACGCTCGAAAAAGTCGCGTCAACACCTGACGAAGATGGCGACGAAagtgaggaggaagaggatgatgaagacgacgacgacgaggatgaggaagacgacgaggaagaggaggagccgCGGTTGAAGTATACTCGTTTGACTCAGAATCTGGGCGCTGTGTACAAGAATGGTGATGCCACGAGTTCGTTTCTTGTTGCGGGCGACAAAATG ATTATCGGCACACATAGCGGAAACATT CATGCTGTGCAATTGCCTTCTTTCCAAACTTTACTCGTATATCATGCACACTCGGCATCCGTCACTTCGGTATCGATTTCACCGTGTCCTCCTCCAGTTTCATCCCTTAGACCCGATGTTCTTAAAGCCGCGCCACAAAACAGCGAGACCGCCAGCTTGCGCCGGCCAGCATCAAAACATTCAGAGGCGTCTCCCGCCGCAGCGTCGAGGAAGCCGAGAGAAGCGCCTCCGGTTCCGAATATGCCGTCGAACCATATTCATATCGCTACATCGTCGATGGATGGAAACGTATGCGTACAGTCGCTCATGGAGAGAAGGGATGTACAACTTCGCAACTTTGCGCGGCCGGTGCAGGCGGTGGCTCTATCCCCAGAGTACAAAAGCGACAAGACTTATCTGTCAGGAGGCCTTGCTGGGAGTTTGATCCTTACTGTGGGTGGACAGACCGGAAAGAGCAACTCCACGACGATAGGTACAGCTGCAGCGACGGCATCGAGCTGGCTAGGTTCCATAGGTCTAGCGGGTAATGCGGGCAAGGATACTGTGCTTCATTCCGGAGAGGGTACCATCAGCACCATCAAATGGTCACTTTCTGGCAAGTACGTTGCCTGGCTGAACGAACACGGCATCAAGATCATGAGGTCCAAGATCAAACTGGATAGCGCAGATGCAGATGACGCTTGGAAGCGCATCGGCCACATTGATCGGCCGCAGTCCTCAGAGTGGGATGCCATGGCAAGCGCATGGAGGGGTCGGGCAGAATGGATGGATGAGCAGGCCGTGGAGATGGATGACAACGCAGACACAACCTTGGTCGGCGACAGCAGAAGCGACCAAGACTCATCTGGTACTCTgtcgccagcagcagcaaagcTGAAACAACAACAGTCGAAACATGACAAGACTATCGAGAAACTAGTGGTTGGCTGGGGAGGTACGATATGGGTGATCCACGTTCACCCTGGAGGAATGGGCGTTGGGAAGAATGCGGGCGAAAAGTCCGTGGGCAGAGCTGAAATACATCAAAA ACTTCGCATGGACTGCATCATTTCTGGAATTTCTTTATATACCCAAAGCCTTTTACTTATTCTCGCATACTGTTTAccggaggacgaggacgaggatgatgatgaggatggcGATGGGGAGAAGACACCAACACAACCCCGAGGTCACCGTTCACGACCGTCAGCTGCCTCTAGCAGCAGTGAACCGTCGGGGGGTATTAGACGCAGGCAAAATAATCAACCCCCGGAGCTGAGGCTGATCGACCTAAAATCGCAatcagagatatataaagaCGGTCTCAGCATCAGCAGATACGAACGACTGTCGGCGAGCGACTACCATCTAGGAGTACTGCCAGCACAAAATCAGGAAGCAGTTGCTTCATCTAAGAGTGCCTTGGAAGCTCTAGCAGGTTTTGGGACAGACATGTGGAATGCTGCCATCAAACCCAAAATGTTATTCAGCTCCGGAGCAAGCATACGGAGTGGCCACAGCAATGACGCAACTTCAGGCTCAAAGGTCAGCCTGGCGGGGAGCAGTATCAGAGCTCCTTTCAAACTTCAGACTCAGGCAGTACATCCTTCGCTGGAAACTCCTGGTCCCAAAATATTTATGCACAGTCCATACGATTGTGTCTTGGCGACCAAGAGAGACCTGGGAGACCATCTCACGTGGCTTGTAGAACATCAGGAATACCAAGCCGCATGGGAGCTACTAGATGAACATCCCGAAATCATGGCTACGTCCCCGAGCGTCTCAGATCTGGTTGCCACACCCACCGCTGAGAGGCCAACCCAAGTCTCGGATGACTTGTTTGATGATACTACATCTACCGTAGATGCGGTGAGCCGAGCGTTCAATTCTTCAGTCGCCAGGGAAAAGAGAAGAATCGGCGAGCTATGGTTGCAGGATCTCATCGAGGACAACGACTGGGTCAAAGCTGGCCAAATTGCGGCCAAAGTGCTCGGAAGCTCTGAGCGCTGGGAGAAATGGATATGGACATTTGCGGGAGCCGACAAGTTTGACGAGATAGTAAACTACGTACCGACTGAACCAATGCGTCCGCCAATCGATGGTTCGGTCTACGAGGTCATGCTTGGCCACTACCTGAGAGAAGACAAACCACGTTTCCGGGAATTGCTGGATCGCTGGCCTGTGGAGCTGTTTGATGCCAACACCATTGCCACAACTTTGGAAAACCAGCTCAAATACCGCGACGTCAGGGAGGATAGTGTCGAGGATGGAGAGAAAGGACGTGACTGGCGCATTGTCATGGAAAGCCTAGCTCGACTCCACGAAGCCAATGGGCGTCTGCGCGAAGCATTAAAATGCAACATTCGGCTCCAGGACGCAGAAAATGCCTTCCGTCTCATTAGGGAGGGTCATCTTGCTGATGCGGTAGTTGACGATATTCCCAGCTTTATCTTGCTGCGCCTACCTTCGGGTATGGAGACAAAAATGAGCCTTGAGGAGGTGGAAGCGGCAACCTCTGAAGCCATAACTTTGCTGGTCGATGAGGCACAGAACGGCTTAGTCAAGCCTGAGGTTGTGGTCTCGCAACTACAAGAGCGGGAGGATCTACACGCCTATCTCTTTTTCTACATTCGTGGCTTGTGGACCGGGCAGGGAGTTGCTCCTCACCGACACGAGGGTGCGGCTGAGGCGCGCGAACGGATGCTTGACGATAGCAGGTCGCTTGTCGATGATTTCGCAGACCTTGCTGTGCAGATGTTTGCGACATATGATCGGTCACTGCTGATGGAGTTTCTTGAGCATTCACTATCATACTCCTTTGAGAAGGCAGAAAAGGTGTGCGAGGAGCACAACTTCATCCCTGAATTGGTGTATCTGTACGCAAAGACGGGTCAAATGAAGCGAGCATTGTATCTAATCATTGACCGGCTCGCCGACGTCAGCCGCGCAATCGCTTTTGCCAAGACGCAAGACGAtccggacttgtgggaggaCCTCCTCAACTACAGTATGGACAAGCCGCGATTTATCAGAGCGCTGTTAGAGGAGGTCGGGACGGCCATCGATCCAATTACACTCGTACGAAGGATCCCCGAGGGCCTGGAAATTCCAGGTTTGCGGGAAGGCTTAACCCACATCATGAAGGAGCACGAGATACAACACAGCATCTCATCTGGAGTCGCTCGTGTCCTGCGCTCCGAAGTCTCTGGGGCTCAGGCTACGCTGCGTAGTGGTCAGCGACGGGGTGTGAAATTTGAAGTCGCCCCCCTGGGCCAGACACACATGGACGCAAACACAACGGGACGCGGCGGAAATGACGTAGCAgacgcagcggcggcggctttaGACAAGGCTTTGGCATCTGCACAAGGCTCCGCGCCAGTTGCCGATCCTGACGCATCCGGAGCGGTGGCCAAGATACCCAAATCTTGGACTCCTGGACACTGCCCTAAGTGCCTGGAGGCTTTCAACGAGTGGGATATGGAAACACTGGTTGGTTTTGCGTGTGGGCATGTCTTCCACCTCTCGCACTTGTTGGAGACGATAAATCCAGACCAGCCAAGTGACGGAAGCGAAGGGCTGCTGAATGGGGATTCTTTCCGGGCGACAGAGACCGTTGGCGGGCGACTTCACGTCAGATCCAAGGTCACACATGCCAGGTTGTTGAAGGACAAGATACGGGGTGGATGCCCGATGTGTCCTTGTGATAGGAGTAAGGAAATGTAA